The proteins below are encoded in one region of Lepisosteus oculatus isolate fLepOcu1 chromosome 10, fLepOcu1.hap2, whole genome shotgun sequence:
- the utp23 gene encoding rRNA-processing protein UTP23 homolog, which yields MKIKRQKHAKKHISFFKYNFGLREPFQILIDGTFCQAALKNKIQIKEQMPKYLMGEVQLCTTNCALKELESLGKELYGAKLILQRFQIRKCDHMKDPIAASLCLKSMLGDSNPHHYFVATQDQDLTASVKNIPGVPLMFIIQNTMVLDKPSPKSQAHVQARQAGQLVTVEQQQSIRALKEQQGLQESTERRGKKRKRKGAPNPLSCLKKKKKAAAPPPKAAEGQRKRSRHRKHKATIRSPPVCVTPASAAVKE from the exons ATGAAGATCAAGCGCCAGAAACACGCCAAGAAACAcataagtttttttaaatacaacttcGGTTTACGGGAACCCTTTCAAATATTGATAGATGGCACATTTTGCCAAGCCGCTCTGAAGAATAAAATCCAGATTAAAGAGCAAATGCCGAAATATCTAATGGGAGAGGTGCAACTGTGTACTACGAA CTGTGCTTTAAAAGAACTTGAATCTCTTGGGAAGGAGCTGTACGGAGCAAAACTAATCTTGCAGAGGTTTCAGATTCGCAAATGTGACCATATGAAGGATCCAATTGCTGCATCGCTGTGCCTCAAATCTATGCTTGGAGACAGTAACCCTCACCACTACTTCGTTGCTACACAG GACCAAGACCTGACCGCTTCTGTGAAGAACATTCCGGGAGTCCCGCTGATGTTCATCATCCAGAACACGATGGTGTTGGACAAGCCTTCTCCGAAGTCGCAGGCTCACGTCCAGGCGAGGCAAGCTGGTCAGCTGGTGACGGTCGAGCAGCAGCAGAGCATCCGGGCTCTGAAGGAGCAGCAGGGGCTGCAGGAAAGCACAGAGCGCAGAGGCAAGAAGCGCAAGAGGAAGGGAGCCCCCAACCCCCTCAGCTgtctaaagaaaaagaaaaaagcagctGCACCGCCACCGAAGGCGGCCGAGGGCCAGAGGAAACGGAGCCGTCACCGAAAACATAAAGCGACGATACGCTCACCTCCTGTGTGCGTTACACCGGCTTCCGCAGCTGTTAAAGAATAA